In Tsuneonella amylolytica, one genomic interval encodes:
- a CDS encoding GNAT family N-acetyltransferase, whose translation MPDVRLAVQSDLDALLRLFSASKVSQFAQPVEKATRIWDETLASENVFVFVAPSNEIIAATCMLITAPNLLRLGRSHGFLENVMTHPSYQGQGFGKAVVSRALDHAWSLDCHHVLMQSGRADPRVHAFYEGLGFRGGLRVGYVAMRRPG comes from the coding sequence ATGCCTGACGTTCGTCTCGCCGTGCAATCGGACCTCGATGCCCTTCTCAGGCTCTTTAGCGCGTCGAAAGTCAGTCAATTTGCGCAGCCAGTCGAGAAAGCAACGCGCATCTGGGATGAAACGCTGGCAAGCGAGAACGTCTTCGTTTTTGTTGCGCCTTCAAATGAAATCATCGCGGCGACCTGCATGCTGATTACCGCCCCAAACCTTTTAAGACTTGGGCGCTCGCATGGCTTTCTTGAGAACGTGATGACTCATCCAAGTTACCAAGGCCAGGGCTTTGGCAAAGCTGTTGTGTCTCGGGCGCTCGACCATGCTTGGTCGTTGGACTGCCATCATGTGCTGATGCAAAGTGGGCGCGCAGATCCCAGAGTGCACGCGTTCTACGAAGGACTCGGATTTAGGGGAGGTTTGCGCGTAGGCTACGTGGCGATGCGACGGCCGGGTTGA
- a CDS encoding acyl-CoA dehydrogenase family protein — protein MADLDAFRAETRAWLEENCPPEMREPVQGEGDVYWGGRNATFKSDAQKAWFEACRDKGYTVPSWPKEYGGAGLSPAEAKVLREEMAAINARPPLSSFGIWMLGPALLHFGTEGQKKRFLTEIARGEIRWCQGYSEPGSGSDLVSLQTFGEDKGDHWTVNGQKVWTSYADKADWIFCLVRTDKANKYQGITFMLFDMATAGVSTKPILLISGNSPFCETFFDDVDVPKSYGEDIPAQVGEVNRGWDVAKYLLGHEREMISATGGGDRATSLGAVAARNGTLDPVLRSELALFDIDALSFTAMSEKFLDEIKVGKAHPAQPNMMKYAGTELNKTRHELLMAAGGSTALEWDSEETRGGARARDWLRTKANSIEGGTSEVMLGVIAKRILELPGA, from the coding sequence ATGGCCGATCTGGACGCCTTCCGCGCGGAAACCCGCGCCTGGCTCGAAGAAAATTGTCCGCCCGAAATGCGCGAACCCGTTCAGGGCGAAGGCGACGTGTATTGGGGCGGCCGCAACGCCACCTTCAAGTCGGACGCGCAGAAGGCCTGGTTCGAAGCGTGCCGCGACAAGGGCTACACCGTGCCCTCCTGGCCCAAGGAATACGGCGGTGCCGGTCTCTCTCCCGCGGAAGCCAAGGTGCTGCGCGAGGAAATGGCCGCGATCAACGCGCGTCCGCCACTGTCCAGCTTCGGCATCTGGATGCTCGGGCCCGCGCTGCTGCATTTCGGCACCGAGGGGCAGAAGAAACGCTTCCTCACCGAGATCGCGCGGGGCGAAATCCGCTGGTGCCAAGGCTATTCGGAACCGGGCAGCGGATCGGACCTCGTTAGCCTGCAGACGTTCGGCGAAGACAAGGGTGACCACTGGACGGTCAACGGCCAGAAGGTCTGGACCAGCTACGCCGACAAGGCCGACTGGATCTTCTGCCTCGTCCGCACCGACAAGGCGAACAAGTACCAGGGCATCACGTTCATGCTGTTCGACATGGCGACCGCCGGCGTCAGCACGAAGCCGATTTTGCTGATCAGCGGTAACAGCCCGTTCTGCGAAACGTTCTTCGACGATGTCGATGTGCCGAAGTCTTATGGCGAGGACATCCCGGCGCAGGTCGGCGAGGTCAACCGCGGATGGGACGTGGCGAAGTACCTGCTCGGCCACGAACGCGAGATGATCTCGGCCACCGGCGGCGGCGACCGGGCGACCTCGCTCGGCGCGGTCGCGGCGCGCAACGGCACGCTCGACCCCGTCCTGCGGAGCGAGTTGGCGCTGTTCGACATCGACGCCCTCTCCTTCACCGCCATGAGCGAGAAGTTCCTCGACGAGATCAAGGTCGGCAAGGCGCATCCCGCTCAGCCCAACATGATGAAGTACGCCGGGACGGAGCTCAACAAGACCCGCCACGAACTGCTGATGGCGGCCGGCGGATCGACCGCGCTCGAATGGGACAGCGAGGAAACCCGCGGCGGTGCCCGTGCGCGCGACTGGCTGCGCACGAAGGCTAACTCGATCGAGGGCGGCACGTCCGAAGTCATGCTGGGCGTGATCGCCAAGCGCATTCTCGAACTCCCGGGGGCCTGA
- a CDS encoding acyl-CoA dehydrogenase family protein, producing the protein MDFEPTDRQKHWRDRVRHFIDSHVRPRTDEYKEAHEKDRWGVNPVLEEEKARAKAQGIWNLFMPPQSGRPHVDDSFEFDGPGLTNLEYALCAEEMGRIGWASEVFNCSAPDTGNMEVFHRYGTREQKDEWLKPLMEGEIRSAFLMTEPAVASSDATNIETRMVRDGDHYVINGTKWWSSGAGDPRCKVAIVMGKTDFEAKRHQQQSQILVPLDAEGVTIKRHLPVFGYDDSPHGHMEIVLKDVRVPVSNMILGEGRGFEIAQGRLGPGRIHHCMRTIGVAEEALEKMCKRLQTREAFGKPIYQHSVWEERVARARIDIEMTRLLCLKAADMMDKVGNKAAAQEIAMIKVQAPNMALRIIDDAIQAHGAGGVSDDFGLANAYAHQRTLRLADGPDEVHARAIARIEFARHAPNVEKPSNVFTDYSSGDMAATR; encoded by the coding sequence ATGGATTTCGAACCGACCGACCGGCAGAAGCACTGGCGCGACCGGGTGCGCCACTTCATCGACAGCCACGTCCGCCCGCGTACCGACGAGTACAAGGAGGCGCACGAGAAGGACCGCTGGGGCGTCAATCCGGTGCTCGAAGAAGAAAAGGCCCGCGCGAAAGCGCAGGGCATCTGGAACCTGTTCATGCCCCCGCAGTCGGGCCGCCCGCACGTCGACGACAGCTTCGAATTCGACGGCCCCGGGCTCACCAACCTCGAGTACGCACTGTGCGCCGAGGAAATGGGCCGCATCGGCTGGGCGAGCGAGGTGTTCAACTGCTCCGCCCCCGATACCGGCAACATGGAGGTGTTCCACCGTTACGGGACGCGCGAGCAGAAGGACGAGTGGCTGAAGCCGCTGATGGAGGGCGAGATCCGGTCCGCCTTCCTGATGACCGAGCCCGCCGTTGCGTCCTCCGACGCGACCAACATCGAAACCCGCATGGTCCGCGACGGCGACCATTACGTCATCAATGGCACGAAGTGGTGGTCTTCGGGCGCAGGCGACCCGCGCTGCAAGGTCGCGATCGTGATGGGCAAGACCGACTTCGAGGCCAAGCGACACCAGCAGCAGTCGCAGATCCTCGTTCCCCTCGATGCCGAAGGCGTCACGATCAAGCGGCATCTGCCGGTTTTCGGCTACGACGACAGCCCGCACGGCCATATGGAAATCGTGCTCAAGGACGTGCGCGTTCCCGTATCGAACATGATCCTGGGTGAAGGGCGCGGGTTCGAAATCGCGCAGGGCCGCCTCGGGCCCGGCCGCATCCACCACTGCATGCGCACGATCGGCGTCGCCGAGGAAGCGCTCGAAAAGATGTGCAAGCGCCTCCAGACCCGCGAAGCCTTCGGCAAGCCGATCTACCAGCATTCCGTGTGGGAAGAACGCGTCGCCCGCGCGCGCATCGACATCGAGATGACCCGCCTGCTCTGCCTCAAGGCAGCCGACATGATGGACAAGGTCGGCAACAAGGCCGCGGCGCAGGAGATCGCGATGATCAAGGTCCAGGCGCCCAACATGGCGCTGCGGATCATCGACGACGCGATCCAGGCCCACGGCGCCGGCGGCGTGAGCGACGACTTCGGTCTCGCCAACGCCTACGCCCACCAACGCACCCTGCGGTTGGCCGACGGCCCTGACGAAGTGCACGCACGTGCCATCGCGCGGATCGAGTTCGCGCGCCACGCGCCGAATGTCGAGAAGCCGAGCAACGTGTTCACCGACTACAGTTCGGGCGACATGGCCGCCACGCGCTGA
- a CDS encoding SDR family oxidoreductase, with protein MTLEEMFGLKGRVALVTGGSRGIGRMIVEGFLGAGIERVYITARKGGELHEAAEELGERVIPIQGDISTMEGIDELVAAISEKETRLDILVNNAGAAWGVDYLEFPEAGWDKVMDLNVKTPFFLTQKLHGLLTAAASADRPAKVINITSIDGQRVNPWETYSYQASKAALIHLTRRMAARLVKDRVYVTSLAPGAFPSNMNRAARDHADQSAAGIPSKRVGDKWDMGGTAVYLASRAGDYTVGETLTIDGGIVNALLPSHFAQP; from the coding sequence ATGACCCTCGAAGAAATGTTCGGCCTGAAGGGCCGCGTGGCGCTGGTGACCGGCGGCAGCCGCGGGATCGGGCGGATGATCGTGGAAGGCTTCCTCGGCGCCGGGATCGAGCGGGTGTACATCACGGCGAGGAAGGGCGGCGAACTGCACGAGGCGGCGGAAGAACTGGGCGAGCGGGTGATCCCGATCCAGGGCGACATTTCGACGATGGAAGGGATCGACGAACTCGTCGCGGCCATTTCGGAAAAGGAAACCAGGCTCGACATCCTCGTCAACAATGCCGGGGCGGCGTGGGGCGTCGACTACCTCGAGTTTCCGGAAGCCGGGTGGGACAAGGTCATGGACCTTAACGTCAAGACCCCGTTCTTCCTCACCCAGAAGCTGCACGGCCTGCTGACCGCCGCGGCCAGCGCGGACCGGCCGGCCAAGGTCATCAACATCACTTCGATCGACGGCCAGCGGGTCAACCCGTGGGAGACCTACAGCTACCAGGCGAGCAAGGCCGCGCTGATCCACCTGACCCGCCGGATGGCCGCGCGGCTGGTGAAGGACCGTGTCTACGTCACCAGCCTCGCACCCGGCGCGTTTCCGTCCAACATGAACCGCGCCGCGCGCGACCATGCCGACCAGTCGGCGGCGGGCATCCCCAGCAAGCGCGTGGGCGACAAGTGGGACATGGGCGGCACCGCGGTCTATCTCGCCAGCCGGGCGGGCGACTACACCGTGGGCGAGACGCTGACGATCGACGGCGGTATCGTGAACGCCCTGCTGCCGAGCCACTTCGCGCAGCCCTGA
- a CDS encoding MFS transporter: MARASAADAPLPIKGPVPRRLVFANGLGSVAYGIKDNGFSTFLLLFYNQVLGMDARLVSLALLIALVFDGLIDPVVSYVSDRTRTRWGRRLPFLYFAPIPLGIAWWLLWSPSPGAASFPILLAGAIAVRAAVACCEVPSAAMVPEITRDYDERTRLTRARFLFAWGGGLLMLLLAYGVFLPNAMLARDGYRLYGITGAVLMVATVIASAIGMHKWAAYLPGKRPPNARAGIAGAFGEIFESFRTPAFVILMAAMAVAITSQGITFSISTYLMLFVWQFTPVWLQLYPVMLFISVVGSFLLVAPMHLKLGKRDSAVVAGLVGMTFWVTPLTLRHFGLWWPDGTNAAIGVMFVFTFFSNLFSVIATMSIWSMVADVVEASEVETGRRSEGTFSAGAFFASKCSTGLGIFVTGYLLAYAGMPAGAKPGEVAPQIVDDLAIAYVVCVFILAIGVALIVRKFPITRAQHEARLALLADAAKADPEGTALHP, encoded by the coding sequence ATGGCGAGAGCCTCCGCCGCCGACGCACCCTTGCCGATCAAGGGGCCGGTCCCGCGTCGGCTCGTGTTCGCGAACGGTCTCGGCAGCGTCGCCTACGGGATCAAGGACAACGGGTTTTCCACGTTCCTGCTGCTGTTCTACAACCAGGTGCTGGGGATGGACGCGCGGCTGGTCAGCCTCGCGCTGCTCATCGCGCTGGTGTTCGACGGACTTATCGATCCCGTCGTCAGCTACGTCAGCGACCGGACCCGCACGCGCTGGGGCCGGCGACTGCCGTTCCTGTATTTCGCGCCGATCCCGCTGGGCATAGCCTGGTGGTTGCTCTGGTCGCCGTCGCCTGGCGCGGCGAGCTTCCCCATATTGCTGGCAGGCGCGATCGCGGTCCGCGCGGCGGTCGCCTGCTGTGAGGTTCCCTCCGCCGCGATGGTGCCCGAGATCACCCGCGATTACGACGAGCGCACGCGGCTGACCCGCGCGCGTTTCCTTTTCGCATGGGGCGGCGGCCTGCTCATGCTGCTGCTCGCCTACGGGGTGTTCCTCCCCAACGCGATGCTCGCCCGCGACGGCTACCGGCTTTATGGCATTACCGGCGCGGTGCTGATGGTGGCGACCGTCATCGCGTCGGCCATCGGGATGCACAAGTGGGCCGCCTATCTACCGGGCAAGCGACCGCCCAATGCACGGGCGGGCATCGCCGGGGCTTTCGGAGAAATCTTCGAGAGTTTCCGGACGCCGGCCTTCGTGATTTTGATGGCGGCGATGGCGGTGGCGATCACCAGCCAGGGGATCACGTTCTCGATTTCGACGTACCTGATGCTGTTCGTCTGGCAGTTCACACCGGTATGGCTGCAGCTTTATCCGGTCATGCTGTTCATCAGCGTGGTCGGCAGCTTCCTGCTGGTCGCGCCGATGCACCTGAAGCTGGGGAAGCGCGACAGTGCCGTCGTCGCCGGGCTGGTAGGCATGACATTCTGGGTGACGCCTTTGACCCTGCGCCATTTCGGCCTCTGGTGGCCCGACGGTACGAACGCGGCGATCGGCGTGATGTTCGTCTTTACGTTCTTTTCCAACCTGTTCAGCGTGATCGCGACCATGTCGATCTGGTCGATGGTGGCCGATGTGGTCGAAGCATCCGAGGTCGAGACCGGTCGGCGCAGCGAAGGCACATTCTCGGCCGGTGCGTTCTTCGCCAGCAAGTGTTCGACAGGCCTCGGTATCTTCGTGACCGGCTACCTGCTCGCCTACGCCGGCATGCCCGCGGGCGCGAAGCCTGGCGAGGTCGCGCCGCAGATCGTCGACGATCTCGCGATCGCCTATGTCGTGTGCGTCTTTATCCTGGCGATCGGCGTCGCGCTGATCGTACGCAAGTTCCCGATCACCCGCGCCCAGCACGAGGCGCGGCTCGCGCTGCTGGCCGACGCGGCGAAAGCCGACCCCGAAGGGACCGCGCTTCATCCCTAG
- a CDS encoding SDR family NAD(P)-dependent oxidoreductase, with the protein MRFSGKTIVVTGAASGIGAETARLFAREGGVVFAADIDAEGGDRLVAEGAGDIRFVSTDVCSTEAIEALMDRAAGETGGIDVVFNNAGAGGAREKIHEIEPEAWDRTMDLLVRSVAFGIRYAVPHMKDRPGAAIVNTASVAATGSGYSPTAYAVAKAAVLHLTKVAAADLAQFGIRVNAILPGFINTNIFTSSLDLPDKTKSIAKAMIAQASANAQPVKRGGQPRDIAEACAFLASEAAGFVNGTGLLVDGGLTIGQRPSWDPEAPSALGMLAALEEQAKASAG; encoded by the coding sequence ATGCGATTCTCAGGCAAGACCATCGTCGTCACCGGCGCGGCATCGGGCATCGGCGCGGAAACGGCGCGCCTGTTTGCCCGTGAAGGCGGCGTCGTGTTCGCCGCCGACATCGATGCCGAGGGCGGCGACCGGCTGGTGGCAGAGGGCGCGGGCGACATTCGCTTCGTCTCGACCGACGTCTGCTCGACCGAGGCGATCGAGGCCTTGATGGACCGGGCAGCCGGGGAAACCGGCGGGATCGACGTAGTGTTCAACAACGCCGGTGCCGGAGGCGCTCGCGAGAAGATTCACGAGATCGAGCCTGAGGCATGGGATCGCACGATGGACCTGCTGGTCCGGTCCGTCGCGTTCGGCATCCGGTATGCCGTACCGCACATGAAGGACCGGCCCGGTGCAGCAATCGTCAACACCGCCAGCGTCGCGGCGACCGGCAGCGGGTACTCTCCCACCGCCTATGCCGTCGCCAAGGCGGCGGTGCTGCATCTGACGAAAGTGGCAGCGGCCGACCTTGCCCAGTTCGGCATCCGGGTGAACGCCATCCTGCCCGGCTTCATCAACACCAACATCTTCACCAGCTCGCTGGACCTGCCGGACAAGACGAAGAGTATCGCCAAGGCGATGATCGCGCAGGCCAGCGCCAACGCCCAGCCGGTAAAGCGCGGCGGGCAGCCGCGCGACATCGCGGAAGCGTGTGCCTTCCTCGCCAGCGAGGCCGCCGGCTTCGTCAACGGCACCGGCCTTCTGGTCGATGGCGGTCTCACCATCGGCCAGCGACCAAGCTGGGATCCGGAGGCCCCGAGTGCACTCGGTATGCTGGCCGCGCTCGAGGAACAGGCGAAGGCGAGCGCCGGCTAA
- a CDS encoding acyl-CoA dehydrogenase family protein, with the protein MALYHTDDQAMLAETAGQFMAEEGAIAKQLRHWRDRQCKDGFGHDLWKQMAEMGFTGLLVPEADGGLGMGNVEAGIVLEEIGRNLTPSPFLTSSVMAAGALAHASAEAKGRWLPGLIAGDSVFAVAIDEGPKHRPETIATKAEKSGNGFRLTGKKDFVVYGASADMIVVAARTSGSDSDEDGVTLFAVPKDAAGLGHNSVRLVDSSMASHLTLEGVELDGDAVIGEVDGGRSVLDKVLDAGRVGAAAEGVGVARGAMDRTVDYLKQRKQFGRMIGEFQALQHRAAHLYSEVEIARAVTIKAQQLLDGGAENASLMASVAKAKVGKTAQLAVQEGVQMHGGIGMTDEYDIGLYMKRDRALSEFMGDVYYHADRVARLSGY; encoded by the coding sequence ATGGCGCTGTATCATACCGACGACCAGGCGATGCTGGCCGAAACCGCCGGCCAGTTCATGGCCGAGGAAGGCGCGATCGCCAAGCAGTTGCGCCACTGGCGCGACCGGCAGTGCAAGGACGGGTTCGGCCACGACCTGTGGAAGCAGATGGCCGAGATGGGCTTCACCGGCCTGTTGGTGCCGGAAGCCGACGGCGGCCTCGGCATGGGCAATGTCGAAGCCGGCATCGTGCTCGAGGAGATCGGCCGCAACCTCACCCCGTCGCCGTTCCTGACCAGCTCGGTCATGGCGGCTGGCGCGCTCGCCCATGCGAGTGCCGAGGCGAAGGGCCGCTGGCTCCCCGGCCTGATCGCGGGCGACAGCGTGTTCGCGGTCGCCATCGACGAAGGGCCGAAGCACCGGCCGGAGACGATCGCCACGAAGGCCGAGAAGTCCGGCAACGGCTTCCGCCTCACCGGCAAGAAGGACTTCGTCGTCTACGGCGCCAGCGCCGACATGATCGTCGTCGCCGCGCGCACATCGGGCTCCGACAGCGACGAGGACGGCGTGACGCTGTTCGCGGTGCCCAAGGACGCGGCCGGGCTCGGCCACAACTCGGTGCGTCTGGTCGACAGCTCGATGGCGAGCCACCTGACACTGGAAGGCGTTGAGCTCGACGGCGACGCGGTCATCGGCGAGGTCGACGGCGGTCGTTCGGTCCTCGACAAGGTGCTCGACGCCGGCCGTGTCGGCGCGGCGGCGGAAGGCGTGGGCGTGGCCCGCGGGGCAATGGATCGCACCGTGGACTATCTCAAGCAGCGCAAGCAGTTCGGCCGGATGATCGGCGAATTCCAGGCGCTCCAGCACCGGGCCGCGCACCTCTATTCCGAAGTCGAGATCGCCCGCGCGGTCACGATCAAGGCGCAGCAGTTGCTCGATGGGGGGGCGGAAAACGCTTCGCTCATGGCCTCCGTCGCCAAGGCCAAGGTCGGCAAGACCGCGCAGCTGGCAGTGCAGGAAGGCGTGCAGATGCACGGCGGCATCGGCATGACGGACGAATACGACATCGGCCTCTACATGAAGCGCGACCGCGCGCTTTCGGAGTTCATGGGCGACGTCTACTACCACGCCGACCGCGTCGCGCGGCTGAGCGGGTACTGA
- a CDS encoding Zn-dependent alcohol dehydrogenase, with protein MKAAVLVQPKQPLEIEDLSIAKPGPHEVLIRTAACGLCHSDLHFIEGAYPHPLPGVPGHEAAGVVEAVGSEVRTVKPGDHVVSCLSAFCGHCEFCVTGRLALCVSGDTRRAQGQPPRLSRPDGSTVNQMLNLSAFAEQMLIHENACVAIDRDMPLDRAAIIGCAVTTGAGTIFNACKLVPGETVAVIGCGGVGLAAINAAKIAGAGMVIAVDPVPAKRELAKVLGATHAIDAMADDAVGQIVELTKGGVHHAIEAVGRQASADLACKVLRRGGTATILGMMPLDCKVGLGAMDLLSGKKLQGAIMGMNRFPVDLPRLVDFYMRGLLDLDTIIAERIGLKDVNEGFEKMKQGDSARSVIVFDQ; from the coding sequence ATGAAAGCCGCCGTACTCGTCCAGCCCAAGCAGCCGCTGGAAATCGAAGACCTGTCGATCGCCAAGCCCGGTCCGCACGAGGTCCTGATCCGCACCGCCGCATGCGGCCTGTGCCATTCCGACCTTCACTTCATAGAGGGTGCCTACCCCCACCCCCTGCCTGGTGTACCTGGCCATGAAGCGGCCGGCGTGGTCGAAGCGGTCGGGAGCGAGGTTCGCACGGTCAAGCCCGGCGACCACGTCGTCTCCTGCCTCAGCGCGTTCTGCGGACACTGCGAATTCTGCGTTACCGGCCGGCTTGCTTTATGCGTCAGCGGCGACACCCGCCGCGCGCAAGGGCAGCCGCCGCGCCTGTCCCGGCCCGACGGCAGCACGGTCAACCAGATGCTCAACCTGTCGGCATTCGCCGAACAGATGCTCATTCACGAGAACGCCTGCGTGGCGATCGATCGCGACATGCCGCTCGACCGGGCCGCCATCATCGGCTGCGCGGTAACGACAGGGGCAGGCACGATCTTCAACGCCTGCAAGCTGGTCCCCGGCGAGACGGTGGCCGTGATTGGCTGCGGCGGCGTGGGGCTGGCCGCGATCAACGCCGCCAAGATCGCCGGCGCCGGCATGGTCATCGCGGTCGATCCCGTCCCCGCCAAGCGCGAACTCGCCAAGGTGCTGGGCGCGACCCATGCGATCGACGCCATGGCCGACGACGCGGTCGGCCAGATCGTCGAGCTGACCAAGGGCGGCGTCCATCACGCTATCGAGGCTGTTGGCCGGCAAGCTTCCGCCGACCTCGCCTGCAAGGTGCTGCGCCGCGGAGGGACGGCCACGATCCTCGGGATGATGCCGCTCGACTGCAAGGTCGGCCTCGGCGCGATGGACCTCCTGAGTGGCAAGAAGCTGCAGGGCGCGATCATGGGGATGAACCGGTTTCCGGTGGACCTGCCCCGGCTGGTCGACTTCTACATGCGCGGACTGCTCGACCTCGACACCATTATCGCCGAAAGGATCGGTCTGAAGGACGTCAACGAAGGCTTTGAAAAGATGAAGCAGGGCGACAGCGCGCGCAGCGTGATCGTGTTCGATCAATGA
- a CDS encoding prolyl oligopeptidase family serine peptidase, with protein sequence MKLASALAIAVAMTATTTGPAAAQDAAAATSTTAAKATPAGIPTAADDPFIWLEEARSEPALAWVRAENERSLQTLGQDPRFATLQAEALSILDAKDRIPGVGFTPYGLVNFWQDPANPRGLLRVTTLDSYRTDNPVWETILDVDAIAKAEGREWVYKGMTCLPPAGTRCMVALSDGGKDATELREFDIATRSFVKDGFFLPESQGGVQWLDQDTLLVSRSFGDDTITESKYPFTTREWKRGTRIEDAPEIFRGQPSDVSSQAFLLRDNEGTVHARAARRGTSFFESDNFVWSGGEWLKLDMPKKSGFGGIIDGQLLFSISEPWTIGGTTYPTDSILSADLAAFKADPNGAPKTLVWKPAERQTAQGISTTKDSLYVSLLDNVRGKVLKFDHDASGWRSVPVDLPANATLGVAAASDETGEVMFASTDFLTPSQVWYTDGTGKPALLKTSPARFDPKGLEISQHEATSRDGTKIPYFVVSKKGVKMDGSTPTLLYGYGGFQNAMLPSYSGTMGKMWLERGGAYVLGNMRGGGEFGPDWHQTAMRENKQRTWDDFIAIAEDVQKRGLTSPRRLGVMGGSQGGLLVGTAITQRPELFNAAIVQVPLFDMLRLTEIGRGASWVGEYGDPRIPEQRKWIEAYSPYQKLTESVTYPDPFFWASTADDRTHPSHARKAAAKMSAMGKPYYYFEDMTGGHSGGVDNAQRAKIQALQYVYLMQRLMD encoded by the coding sequence CGCCTGGGTGCGCGCAGAGAACGAACGCTCGCTGCAGACGCTGGGCCAGGACCCGCGCTTCGCGACCCTGCAGGCCGAGGCGCTTTCGATCCTCGACGCAAAGGACCGCATTCCCGGCGTCGGCTTCACCCCTTACGGCCTCGTCAATTTCTGGCAGGACCCGGCCAACCCCCGCGGCCTGCTGCGCGTCACCACGCTCGACAGCTATCGCACCGACAACCCGGTGTGGGAAACCATCCTCGACGTCGATGCCATCGCCAAGGCCGAAGGGCGCGAGTGGGTCTACAAGGGCATGACCTGCCTGCCGCCCGCCGGCACCCGCTGCATGGTCGCGCTGAGCGACGGCGGCAAGGACGCGACCGAACTGCGCGAATTCGACATCGCCACCCGCAGCTTCGTGAAGGACGGGTTCTTCCTCCCCGAAAGCCAAGGCGGCGTGCAGTGGCTCGACCAGGACACGCTGCTCGTCAGCCGCAGCTTCGGCGACGACACCATCACCGAGAGCAAGTACCCCTTCACCACCCGCGAATGGAAGCGCGGCACCCGGATCGAGGACGCGCCCGAGATCTTCCGCGGCCAGCCGAGCGACGTGTCCTCGCAGGCGTTCCTGCTGCGCGACAACGAAGGCACCGTCCACGCCCGCGCGGCGCGCCGCGGCACATCGTTCTTCGAGAGCGACAACTTCGTCTGGTCGGGCGGCGAATGGCTGAAGCTCGACATGCCGAAGAAGTCCGGCTTCGGCGGCATCATCGACGGCCAGTTGCTGTTCTCGATCAGCGAACCGTGGACGATCGGCGGCACCACCTACCCCACCGATTCCATCCTCTCGGCCGATCTCGCGGCGTTCAAGGCCGATCCCAACGGCGCGCCCAAGACGCTGGTGTGGAAGCCGGCCGAGCGGCAGACCGCGCAGGGTATCTCGACGACGAAGGATTCGCTCTACGTCAGCCTGCTCGACAACGTGCGCGGCAAGGTGCTGAAGTTCGACCACGACGCCAGCGGCTGGCGTTCGGTGCCGGTCGACCTACCCGCGAACGCCACGCTCGGCGTTGCGGCCGCCTCGGATGAAACCGGCGAAGTGATGTTCGCCTCGACCGATTTCCTTACTCCCTCGCAGGTCTGGTACACCGACGGCACCGGCAAGCCCGCCCTGCTGAAGACCAGCCCGGCCCGCTTCGATCCCAAGGGGCTGGAGATCAGCCAGCACGAGGCGACAAGCAGGGACGGCACGAAGATCCCCTACTTCGTCGTTTCGAAGAAGGGCGTGAAGATGGACGGAAGCACGCCGACCCTCCTGTACGGCTACGGCGGGTTCCAGAACGCCATGCTGCCCAGCTATTCGGGCACGATGGGCAAGATGTGGCTGGAACGGGGCGGCGCCTACGTGCTCGGCAACATGCGCGGCGGCGGCGAGTTCGGGCCCGACTGGCACCAGACCGCCATGCGCGAGAACAAGCAGCGCACCTGGGACGACTTCATCGCCATTGCCGAGGACGTGCAGAAGCGCGGCCTCACGTCGCCGCGGCGCCTGGGCGTGATGGGCGGCAGCCAGGGCGGCCTGCTCGTCGGCACCGCGATCACCCAGCGGCCCGAACTCTTCAACGCGGCGATCGTGCAGGTCCCCCTGTTCGACATGCTTCGCCTGACCGAGATCGGCCGCGGGGCGAGCTGGGTCGGCGAATACGGCGACCCGCGCATCCCCGAACAGCGCAAGTGGATCGAGGCATACTCGCCCTACCAGAAGCTGACCGAGAGCGTGACCTACCCCGATCCGTTCTTCTGGGCGAGCACGGCCGACGACCGCACCCACCCCAGCCACGCCCGCAAGGCGGCGGCCAAGATGAGCGCGATGGGCAAGCCGTACTATTACTTCGAGGACATGACCGGCGGCCACTCCGGCGGCGTCGACAACGCCCAGCGCGCCAAGATCCAGGCATTGCAGTACGTGTACCTGATGCAGCGCCTGATGGACTGA
- a CDS encoding PF20097 family protein: MADCPKCRGRMTQGFVHLPDTGGRVKWMDGEPGFWTAVMGGLGSRKSAELNSRRCTQCGFVEFFVDTQAKPVKTLKSIDEENERLRNLVTKLQERVVTLETIATDPAERIAREIESMRALPPSTGSSKHEIE; encoded by the coding sequence ATGGCAGATTGTCCTAAATGTCGCGGACGGATGACCCAAGGCTTCGTCCATCTGCCGGATACCGGAGGGCGGGTAAAGTGGATGGACGGCGAGCCCGGTTTCTGGACCGCCGTCATGGGGGGGTTGGGTAGCAGGAAGTCAGCGGAACTGAACTCTCGCCGGTGCACACAATGTGGTTTCGTTGAGTTCTTCGTCGACACTCAAGCAAAGCCGGTCAAGACGCTCAAGTCGATCGACGAAGAAAACGAGCGCCTGCGCAACCTTGTAACCAAGCTTCAGGAGCGCGTCGTGACCCTGGAAACAATAGCTACCGATCCGGCAGAGCGCATCGCTCGCGAGATCGAGAGTATGCGCGCACTACCTCCTTCGACAGGCAGTTCGAAGCACGAAATTGAATGA